The following coding sequences lie in one Flavobacterium cyclinae genomic window:
- the trmD gene encoding tRNA (guanosine(37)-N1)-methyltransferase TrmD translates to MRIDIITVLPELMRSPFEASIMKRAIQKGLVEVHFHNLRDYTTNKQRSVDDYQFGGGAGMVMMVQPIDDCISKLKSERTYDEIIYMTPDGETLNQKMANSISMYENIMILCGHYKGVDQRVRDMHITREISIGDYVLSGGEIGAIVFCDAIIRLIPGVLSDETSALTDSFQDNLLSPPIYTRPAEYKGLKVPEVLLSGNFGKIEKWREEMAYEHTKNRRPDLLEN, encoded by the coding sequence ATGCGAATTGATATTATTACCGTTTTACCCGAATTAATGCGAAGTCCGTTTGAGGCTTCCATCATGAAACGTGCCATTCAAAAAGGTTTGGTCGAAGTCCATTTTCACAACTTAAGAGATTACACTACAAATAAACAAAGAAGTGTAGACGATTATCAGTTTGGTGGTGGTGCTGGTATGGTAATGATGGTGCAACCTATCGATGATTGTATTTCGAAACTAAAAAGCGAAAGAACCTACGACGAGATCATCTACATGACACCAGATGGGGAAACCCTAAATCAAAAAATGGCAAATTCCATTTCGATGTACGAAAACATCATGATTTTGTGCGGACATTATAAAGGTGTTGACCAACGTGTTCGTGATATGCACATTACACGAGAAATATCAATAGGAGACTACGTTTTGAGTGGTGGTGAAATAGGTGCAATTGTTTTTTGTGATGCAATTATCCGATTAATTCCAGGTGTTTTAAGTGATGAAACTTCGGCTTTAACCGATAGTTTTCAAGACAATTTGTTATCGCCTCCTATCTACACAAGACCTGCCGAATACAAAGGATTAAAAGTTCCTGAAGTATTGCTAAGCGGAAATTTCGGAAAAATTGAAAAATGGCGCGAAGAAATGGCATATGAACATACCAAAAACAGACGCCCTGATTTGCTGGAGAATTAG
- the rplS gene encoding 50S ribosomal protein L19 produces MSNLVDFVNNEFVTKKDFPEFGAGDTITVYYEIKEGEKTRTQFFKGVVIQRRGAGSTETFTIRKMSGSVGVERIFPINLPALQKIEVNQRGKVRRARIFYFRDLTGKKAKIKERRYKN; encoded by the coding sequence ATGTCAAATTTAGTTGATTTCGTTAATAACGAATTTGTTACAAAAAAAGATTTTCCAGAGTTTGGAGCTGGAGACACAATCACTGTTTACTACGAAATTAAAGAGGGTGAAAAAACTAGAACTCAGTTCTTCAAAGGAGTTGTAATCCAAAGAAGAGGTGCTGGATCTACTGAAACTTTCACAATCAGAAAAATGTCAGGTTCAGTTGGTGTAGAGCGTATCTTCCCAATTAACTTACCAGCATTACAAAAAATTGAAGTTAACCAAAGAGGTAAAGTACGTAGAGCTCGTATCTTCTACTTTAGAGATCTTACTGGTAAAAAAGCTAAAATTAAAGAAAGAAGATACAAAAACTAA
- a CDS encoding NADP-dependent isocitrate dehydrogenase, translated as MSNQSKIMYTITDEAPMLATHSFLPIVKAFTKPANIAIETRDISLAGRILANFPEFLKEDQKIGDALSELGQLANTPEANIIKLPNISASVIQLKEAIAELQSQGFNIPNYPEEPQNDTEKEIKTKYAKVLGSAVNPVLREGNSDRRAPKAVKNYAKANPHRMGTWAPDSKTEVAHMNSGDFYGTENSTTVEKDGKFRIVFNSDNGATTVLKDFANLKAGEVIDSSVMNLNALKEFAKATIADAKAKNVMLSAHLKATMMKVSDPIIFGAIVETFFADVYTKYADLFKSLDINPNNGLQDLYNKIAGISQEAEIKQAITDALANGPRVAMVNSDKGITNFHVSSDIIVDASMAALARSGGKMWNAEGKEEDTIAIIPDRSYAGFYAACVEEMKQNGALDPKTIGSVPNVGLMAQKAEEYGSHDKTFQVKENGVVNVEDENGTVLLSQKVEAGDIFRMCQTKDAPIQDWVKLAVNRARLSDTPAIFWLDKDRAHDREIIKKVEKYLKDYDTTGLDIRIMDVKDAMKETLRIIRQGKDVISVSGNVLRDYLTDLFPILELGTSAKMLSIVPLMNGGGLFETGAGGSAPKHVEQFIEEGYLRWDSLGEFLALQASLEHLAQTQNNAKAQVLADTLDEANAKFLAEDKSPARKVGGIDNRGSHFYLAYYWAQALANQTKDEELKATFAPIAEAMTANEAKIDAELIAAQGKEQKIGGYYHPSFELTENAMRPSATLNTILAQLS; from the coding sequence ATGTCTAACCAGTCTAAAATAATGTATACCATTACGGATGAAGCGCCAATGTTGGCAACGCATTCGTTTTTACCTATTGTAAAAGCTTTTACAAAACCTGCAAATATTGCTATCGAAACAAGAGATATTTCATTAGCAGGAAGAATTTTAGCTAACTTTCCAGAATTTTTAAAAGAAGACCAAAAAATTGGTGATGCCCTTTCTGAATTAGGACAATTAGCTAATACTCCAGAAGCAAACATTATTAAATTACCTAATATTTCTGCTTCAGTAATTCAGTTAAAAGAAGCAATTGCTGAATTACAATCGCAAGGATTTAACATTCCTAACTATCCAGAAGAACCACAAAACGATACTGAAAAAGAAATTAAAACTAAATATGCTAAAGTTTTGGGTTCGGCTGTAAATCCAGTTTTACGTGAAGGAAACTCTGACAGAAGAGCTCCAAAAGCAGTTAAAAACTACGCTAAGGCAAATCCTCACAGAATGGGAACATGGGCTCCAGATAGCAAAACCGAAGTAGCACACATGAATTCAGGTGATTTCTACGGAACTGAAAACTCTACTACCGTTGAAAAAGATGGAAAATTCAGAATCGTTTTCAATTCTGATAATGGAGCAACTACAGTTTTAAAAGATTTCGCTAATTTAAAAGCAGGTGAAGTAATTGATAGTTCTGTAATGAACTTAAATGCATTAAAAGAATTCGCTAAAGCTACTATTGCTGATGCTAAAGCGAAAAACGTAATGCTTTCAGCACATTTAAAAGCAACCATGATGAAAGTTTCGGATCCAATTATTTTTGGAGCTATCGTTGAAACGTTCTTTGCTGATGTTTACACAAAATATGCTGATTTATTTAAATCATTAGATATCAATCCAAATAACGGCTTACAAGATTTATACAATAAAATTGCTGGAATCTCTCAAGAAGCAGAAATCAAACAAGCCATTACTGATGCGTTAGCTAATGGACCAAGAGTAGCTATGGTAAATTCCGACAAAGGAATTACTAACTTCCACGTTTCATCTGATATTATCGTAGATGCTTCTATGGCTGCTTTGGCACGTAGTGGAGGTAAAATGTGGAATGCAGAAGGAAAAGAAGAAGACACTATTGCTATTATTCCAGATCGTTCTTACGCCGGTTTCTATGCTGCTTGCGTTGAAGAAATGAAACAAAATGGTGCTTTAGATCCAAAAACAATAGGTTCAGTCCCAAACGTTGGGTTAATGGCTCAAAAAGCAGAAGAATATGGTTCGCATGACAAAACATTCCAAGTAAAAGAAAATGGCGTTGTAAACGTGGAAGATGAAAATGGAACTGTTTTATTATCGCAAAAAGTAGAAGCAGGTGACATTTTCAGAATGTGTCAAACGAAAGATGCTCCTATTCAAGATTGGGTTAAATTAGCCGTTAATAGAGCAAGATTATCAGATACTCCAGCTATTTTCTGGTTAGATAAAGACAGAGCTCACGATAGAGAAATCATCAAAAAAGTTGAAAAATACTTAAAAGATTACGATACAACAGGATTAGACATTCGTATTATGGATGTTAAAGATGCTATGAAAGAAACATTACGAATCATCCGTCAAGGAAAAGACGTAATTTCAGTTTCTGGAAATGTATTACGTGATTACTTAACCGACTTATTCCCAATTTTAGAATTAGGAACTTCGGCAAAAATGTTATCAATCGTTCCTTTAATGAATGGCGGCGGATTGTTTGAAACAGGTGCCGGTGGTTCTGCTCCTAAACACGTGGAACAATTTATTGAAGAAGGCTATTTACGTTGGGATTCTTTAGGAGAATTCTTAGCATTACAAGCTTCTTTAGAGCATTTAGCACAAACGCAAAACAATGCAAAAGCACAAGTTTTAGCAGATACTTTAGACGAAGCGAATGCAAAATTCTTAGCAGAAGATAAATCTCCAGCAAGAAAAGTAGGTGGAATTGACAACAGAGGATCGCATTTTTATTTAGCATATTATTGGGCACAAGCTTTGGCAAACCAAACTAAAGATGAGGAATTAAAAGCAACTTTCGCTCCTATAGCAGAAGCAATGACTGCAAATGAAGCAAAAATCGATGCAGAATTAATCGCAGCTCAAGGTAAAGAACAAAAAATTGGTGGTTACTATCATCCAAGTTTTGAATTAACGGAGAATGCAATGCGTCCAAGTGCAACTTTAAATACAATCTTAGCTCAATTAAGCTAA